Proteins co-encoded in one Symbiobacterium terraclitae genomic window:
- a CDS encoding TraX family protein, which yields MLEWIAMLTMLVDHIGVVFCPGVLWLRIVGRIAMPLYTYGVVRGYALTRDRRRYAIRLLVIALAAQLPYQATLPPSVPFQLNIVFGFLMGIGVFAGLDAAPHWVERLARRPVPVLVRALQGALLALAFALLWIVPVSYGIYLPALLLLYRYAQRKWVLVPGHTAFNAFIFSPWDIQGLSLLSTILLILPVRYPPLRKGRWFYRAFYPLHLAVLTAVHAALASGA from the coding sequence GTGCTCGAATGGATTGCGATGCTGACGATGCTGGTGGACCACATCGGCGTGGTGTTCTGCCCCGGCGTCCTGTGGCTGCGGATCGTCGGACGCATCGCCATGCCGCTGTACACCTACGGCGTCGTCCGGGGATACGCGCTCACGCGGGACCGCAGGCGCTACGCCATCCGGCTCCTCGTGATCGCGCTGGCCGCTCAGCTGCCCTACCAGGCGACCTTGCCGCCATCCGTACCGTTCCAACTCAACATCGTCTTCGGTTTCCTCATGGGCATCGGGGTATTCGCCGGGCTGGACGCCGCCCCGCACTGGGTGGAGCGGCTGGCCCGCCGGCCTGTTCCCGTGCTGGTCCGGGCCCTGCAGGGCGCCCTGCTGGCCCTGGCCTTCGCCCTGCTCTGGATCGTGCCCGTGAGCTACGGGATCTACCTGCCGGCCCTGCTCCTGCTCTACCGGTACGCGCAGCGGAAGTGGGTCCTCGTGCCGGGGCATACTGCGTTCAACGCGTTCATCTTCTCACCTTGGGACATACAGGGGCTCAGCCTGCTCAGCACCATCCTGCTCATCCTGCCTGTGCGCTATCCGCCCCTGCGGAAGGGCCGCTGGTTCTACCGGGCCTTCTACCCGCTTCACCTCGCGGTGCTGACCGCCGTGCACGCAGCGCTGGCGAGCGGAGCTTGA